The genomic interval TGATCCGGTGACCATCCTGAAAGAGGTTCGTCCGGTGGCGAACAACGATGTTCTTGTCAAGGAAGTTGCCAACGCCCAATGTGTGGGGGCAATTCCCGCCGGCACACTCGCCGGATTTATCGTGCCTGGGATACAGCGCATCACTGCCGCCGTCAGTGTGATCGCCACAACGCCTGAACTGCCCTATGGGGGTGTTGTCGTCACCACTGCCACCCCGAAGGCAATTGCCGATCAGGTCACACGCTTGCTGAAAGACCTCCCCACATCGTTGGAGGGGCTGATCGACGCCGAAGCATTCGTAGACACCAGCGCCAGCGACATTGCAGCGATGGTCACCCTTCTGCGCGAGGCGGGCATCACAACGCCCTAGCCGAGGCAAAACGCTATGTTGGAAGTTCAGAATGTGACGCAGCGCTTCGGCGGGCTGACCGCACTCAATAAGGTGAGCCTCACCGTACAGAGCGGGCGCGTCACCGGCTTGATTGGACCGAACGGGGCGGGCAAAACAACCCTGATCAACGCGATCAGCGCCTTTGTGCGCCCCTCAGAGGGAGAAATCCGTTTTGGCGGGCAGGCGATTCAGCGCTTCTCGCCGCACCGCATCGCCCGCTTGGGGATCGCCCGCACCTACCAAAACATTCGCCTCTTTGGGGAACTAACCGTCCGCGATAACCTGATCGTTGCCCAACATACGCACGGACATTCCTCAATCCTTGATTCGCTCCTGACAACACCCTACTTTCGCCGCGAACGGCGAGGGTTGATCGCCGCCGCCGATGCTCTTTTGGAGCGCTTTGGCTTGGCGGCACTAGCCGATGTTCCAGCAGCGGCGCTCCCCTATGGCGATCAGCGCCGTTTGGAATTGGCGCGGGCGCTGGCGAGCCGCCCCACCCTGATCCTCTTGGACGAGCCGACAGCCGGTATGAATCCGGTGGAAACCGAGGCACTTGGCGAACACGTCTTACGCCTGAAAGCCGAAGGGGTGGGCATTCTTGTTATTGAACACGATATGACCTTCATTCACCAAGTCTGTGATGATATTTACGTCCTCAATTTTGGGGAGATCATCGCACAAGGGTTGCCCGCCGCCATCAAACAAAATCCGGCGGTCATTGCCGCCTATTTAGGCGACGATGAATCATGAGCCAGCCCCTTTCCCGCCGCGCTTTTTTGCGTCATTTGGGCATCCTCGGTGCGGGGCTGCTCAGCGGGGGGAGGGCGCTGCGTGGGGCGGGAGGGACGCTCCCCACACCGCCAACGCTCATGTTTCACACGAAAGATCGGTGGAAACTGGAAAGGATCATGACCCTGATTGCCGATCAGGGCTACGAACCGATCCAGTATGCCGAGTTGCTGAAGGCAATACAGGGAGTGGCAGCGCTCCCCCCCAAGCCCATTATCCTGACCATTGACGATTTGGGGACGGCGTATATTCAGCCCTATTTTTTGGCGATGGCGGAGGTCATTGAGGCGGCGGGCTACCGCGGCGTTTTTGCCGTCGTCACCAACGAGACGGCAGCACGAACGCCGAAAAGTTTCGCCGTGATCCGCGAGTTGGCGGAGCGCGGATGGGAACTGACCAGCCACACGACAAGTCACCGCAGCCTGCCACGTATTCTGAACAGCGAGACGGGCGCCCTAGAGGCGGAGATCGTTGGCTCGGCACGGCGCATGGAGGATGGTCTTGGCATTAGTCCCATTGCGCTCGTTGCCCCTTACGGAAATGTGTATTCGGAACACCGTCTGCGCGTCTTTGACGAGCGCATTTTCGAGACGATGCGCCTGACAAGCTATCAATTTTTGGTGGGGATTGTCGGTGGACGGGTCATTGATACAAACACCGAACGCCCTTACTATGTGGGGCGGGTGGGACCAGGCAACGATTGGCGTGACACTGATGTTTACCTGCGTTATTTTGGCGAAGGGGGATAAGGACGGATGAAACCCAACCAAATTCTCCTCAGGGCGGGCGACTCTCCGGCATGGATTGAGCGCCTGATCGCCCCTGCCCCCACCGTACACGATTTGACGCAGCGGGAACAATCCCGTTTTCTTTCTATTTTTCTCCTCGTCACGGCGTTCCTCGGTGCCGGAATGACCATCATTGTCAATATTGGCTATCCATGGGAAACGATCCGCATTGATCCGATCAACATCATTGCGACCGTTTCGGTGGTTGTCCTGCTTATCCTCTATACGGCAAACCGCGCCGGACACTATAAACTGGCAGCGTCAAGCGCAATCTTATTCACCACCTTCGTCATTTTCGTTGCGGCGAATCCTTTTTTGCGGAAAGATACCCTCGGCATCCTTCATTTTTTGGTCATTCCCGTTCTTTTGTCGGCAATGCTGCGCTCACGACGCTTCACCATTTTTCTCATTGTGGTACAGCAAATTGGGGCGATCACCTATGTCACGTTGCTGCTGAGGCTAGAAAACCTCACCTTTGGGCAGATTTTTGGGATTGATAGTCCGGTGGGATTTCCCCTGCTGATCTCTGTCTTGGTCATTACTGTTGTGAACCAGCAGCAGCGTTTTGAGAAAATTCGCCGCCGAGAGACCGCCGAGAGCGAAGACCGTTACCGCAGCATTGTTGAACTCTCGCCTGATGCTATCGTGATCACCTACAATGAAACCTTTCTCTATATGAATCAGGCGGCACGGCGGCTGTTGGGGCTGATCGATCATCCAGAGTGGGGAGCGCTGATCACGCCTGTCTCCATCATTCACCCAGAGGATGTCGCCCATGTACGGGCGATCATCCACGCCACCGAACGAGAGACAATCCCTGTTCGCCAGCGCTTGCTGCGCCCCGATGGAGTGATCATTCCGGTAGAGGCGATTGGGGCAGTCATTCACTTTGATAACGTCCTAGCACGCCAAACCGTGATGCGCAACATCACCGACCAATTGGAGGCAGAGCGCCGGGCGCTGGAGCTTGCCGTTGAGCGCGAGCGGATGCACCTTCTAGAGACATTCATCAGCAATGCCTCGCACGATCTGAAAACACCAATCACCGCCCTGACAACCTCCGCCTATGTTTTGGAGCAGTTCATCAGCCGCATTGTTGAACAGCTTGCTTACATCCAAAACGCCCCCACCGTTAGGGATGTGGTTGCCCCAAGCGCAAACTTACGCCAAATGGTCAGCTTGGTGGAAGATCGAGCGATGGGCTTGCGGGAGAACGCAGACCGCCTGAACCGCCTCTTGAACACGATGCTCGATATGATGCGCTTGGATCAACGGGGGACGTATGACCTTGCCCCGTGTAATTTGGATCGGCTTGTGGGCGACGTGGTGAACGCCTATATAGAGGAAGCCGCAGCGCGACAGGTGACACTCGTCTACGAGCCAAACCCCATAACGCGCTTGGTCTGTCTGGATGAAGGAGAGTTTATCCGGGTAGTGCAAAACCTAGTGGAGAATGCCATCCGCTACACGCCCGCCGGGGGACGGGTCACACTCCGCAGCGGGCAGCGGGTCAATCAGGCGTGGTTGACCGTCCACGACACGGGGATAGGCATTAGCGATGTTGACTTGCCGCACATTTTTGAGCGGCTCTACCGCGCAGACAAGGCACGATCCGTCCACACAGGGGGGAATGGCTTGGGATTGGCAATTGTCAAGGCAATTGTCGAGGGACATAAAGGGACAATCCGCGTGGAGAGCCAACTGAATATGGGCAGCACCTTCATGGTAGTGATCCCCATTGCCTGTGTGTAAACGGGGCGGCGGTGCGGACGCCCACTGGGCGTCCCAAAGGATGTGGAACGAGGGGGTGATACAAGCCGCCGCTAGACAAACAGAGGCGTCCCCTCTGCCATTGCCTCGCGCATCGCCTCATCAGAGGGGCGGCGCTCAAAGCGGGCAGCCGCATCCAAGACCTTTGGCAGCAAGCGCACATCGCCCACCGTGTTCAGAAAGACCTCCGGACGCCCAATTACCCACTGCACCGCCGCATCAATCGCCGCTTGGTCGGTAAATGGCTCGTACCATGTTGGTCCCTGCTGACCATTTGCCCCCCATGCCCCACGCGCAATCGCCTTGATCGTCTGCACCGCCGTGCCGCGTTCGGCGCACAGCGCAAGCAAAGACTCAAACCCCGCCGCGTAGGTCGGATTTTGCATCAGAATCCAGTTGTAGGGGAGCAAAATGGAATCGAAAGCAAAATGTTCCATGCTGCGCATGTGCATTGCGGTGATCGCCACGTCGTGTCCGGTGACGCCAATGAAGCGCGTCAAGCCCTGTTCCCGCGCCTCGATCAGAGCCTCTAGCGCCCCATTGGAACTCATCGCCGTCGTCCATTCATCGGGGTTTACCAAATAATGAAGTTGAATCAGGTCAACCGAACTGACCCCCATCCGTTCCAACGAACGGTGGAGGCTCTCTTTTGCCCCTTCATAGGTGCGGATGCCCGTTTTTGTGGCAAGGAAAAACTGATCGCGGTGATCCTTCAGCCATGGTTTCAGTTTATCTTCCGATGTGCCGTAGCTGGCTGCTGTATCAATATGGTTGATGCCATACTCAAAGAGCAGAGCAAGCGTTTGCGCTGCCTCGGCTGGTGTCGCCTTATCCAACGCCACCGCGCCGAAAATAAGTTGGGAACTGTGGTGTCCTGTCCGTCCGAATGGGTGTTTGGGGAGAGATTTCGTCGCCATGATGAGGAATCCTTCACTGTGGGGGGACCATTATTAGGACTTACGCAGTTGAACCTGTTTTCCCTGTATTCATCGAAAGGGGCAGTTTGAGTGGGCTTCCCCCTCAAAACCTCTTTTCCCCCTTCTCCCTAAGGGAGAAGGGGGTAGGGGGATAAGGGCAAGTGCGTAACTCCTACATTATGTTGATTATCGCTCTTTTGGGGCGCGGCGGCAATTCGAGAGGGTGAAGGTACGTGCTTGGCGCACCTTCGCCAACCATTTATAAATCTATTATCCCCAATCTGCTCTCGCCCTTGTACAATCTCCTCCATAGTGGAGAGGTCTTTTCCCATGACCGGTGATATCAATTTGCTCGTTGCCTTTCTCGGCGGCGTGATCTCGTTTCTCTCGCCCTGTGTGCTGCCCCTTGTGCCGGGTTACATTGGCTATCTGACAGCACGAGCGGCGGGGCAATCCGTTGCCGAACTGCGGGCAGCGGGGGCGGGCGGGGCGGCAATCCGCGTGAATCGCGCTTCCGTCTTTTTGCATGGTGTGTTTTTTGTCGGCGGGTTCACACTGGTGTTCATCTTCTTCGGCTTGATCCTCAGCGCAGGCTTGACGGCACTGCAAAGCATTTCGGGAAATGCCCAAGATGCCAAGCTCATCTTGCAAAAGGTAGGCGGGATCGTCGTCATATTCTTTGGGCTGCACATGATGGGCGGGACGCGCTGGCTGGCGTCATTCCTGCGGCGTGTTGCCCCCAATAGCCCGATCACGCAGTTCGTGACGCGGCTTTCCGGCTGGCTTTACATGGACACCCGCCGCCAAGTCGATACGAACGGGGCGGGTGGGTATGCCGGATCACTCCTCATGGGGATGTTTTTCGGCGCGGGGTGGTCGCCCTGCATCGGACCGATTTTGGGCGGCATTTTGACCTCGGCATCGCTGGCAACATCGGGCAGCGCGTTCCTCGGCGCGGGCGTCCAGATGCTCGTTTATTCCTTGGGCTTGGGTATGCCGTTTTTGCTCACAGCGCTGGCGCTCAACCGGATGCGCAGCCTCTTCAAGCGGATTCAACGCCATATGCGGGCGGTGGAACTCGTCAGCGGCTCGTTCATGATCCTTGTCGGCGTGCTGCTCTACACGGGCGAATTGACGCGCCTAGCGAATGCGGGCGGGGCGCTGGCAGATTTCGTCTATAACCTTGATGGCTGTGTCAGCGGCGGAACCCCGCTTGCCGAATTCGGCGTATGTATGCAGTATGGTCCCGATTACAAGTACATTTTAGCGGGCAAAGGAGAGAGACCACTGCCCCCCACACCCGCCGCGACACCACCAGTGGGTGTTCCCGATGCGGCGGTGAACGTCGTCGGGTTTGGGGTGGGGCAAACCCCGCCCGATTTCCGCACGACACACCCCGATGGAACGCCCATAGCACTCTCCGACCTTCGCGGGGAGGTGGTTTTGCTCAATTTTTGGGCAACATGGTGTACTCCATGTAAGAAGGAAATGCCCTTTTTCCAAGAGATGCTGAAAACCTATAGCGGGAAGGGATTCACCGTCCTCGCCGTGAATTTCCTTGAGGACAGCGCCAAGATAGAGGCATTCTTGGCGGCGGAAGGGCTTGATCTCCCCATTGCGATGGATACCTCCGGCGCGATCAACCGCCAGTACAAGGTGTTGGGCTACCCCACAACATACATCATCGGGCGGGATATGCGCATCCTTGCCGTTCAATCGGGTCCATTCGATCTGGCGCTGTTTGAGAACGCCCTCAAAGGGTGGCTGAACTAGGTGGTGCGGGGCAGGCGGATGCCCCAGGGGGCGTCCCTACAAGGGAGCGGGAATATTGATTCTCCCTTCCCCGTAAGGGGAGGGGGACAAAAGGGGTGAGGGCAGATGCCTACTCTCTAACCGTCTCATCCATCCTGAACGATCTTGATTTTGGATGGGTAGTCATCTTTTCCACAAGGGTGACGGCAGTCTGAACGCCATTCTCAGCACGTATGGCAGCCCCCATCTTCAGGCTAGAAATGGCGCGAACGATGAGCGGGATAGCAAGATTCCCCACTTTGTGTTGCTGCGCCTATGTTCCAAAATACCTTTTGGCAAAGGCAAAGGTTGGTTCAAGAATCTCCCCGTAATAAAGCTGGCGAAGGTCATCATTGACCATCATTTCGGAGAGTACGACGCGAAAGAGTTGGAAATTATCCTGATGAAGCGTCGTCAAAGGCAGTTGCAGAAACGCTCTCAAAAAGATCGGCAGATCGCCCTCGATCAGCTTCGATAACGCATGTTGATCCGGTTCAACCAACCCTCTCATGCGGTTGAAAATGCCTACCAACAAGGCAGGCTTATTCGTGAAGTAGTTATAAATTGTGCCATCGGCAATACCGGCTTCTTTGGCAATGTTTTTAATCGTCGTGCTGTGAAATCCCTGCTGTGAAAAGCATTTTGCGGCGGCATCCAATATCTGGGTGCGCTGTGCTGTTTCAAACTGCACTTGGGCGGCATCTTTCATTGTGAGACTTCCCTAAACGAATAGCCATTCAATTGAATGACCATTCATTCATTGTAGAGGTGACAGAAAAAACGGACAAGAACTTCTAACCCCCGTCCCTCGTAAACAAGGTAAGGGCGTTTTTCAAGCCCCAACGGGGCGGCTGATCTCAGCCCCGTGCTTTAGCACGGGGGTCACGCGGACGCCTCAGGGGGCGTCCCTACAGGAGCGGCACGCGCACCGCCGCGTTCATCTTTTTCTCCCTCAAAAACGAGGGGGATCAGGGCATGTGGGGGGGGTCTAAGGCTATAATCTCTCCTCGGCATATTCACCACTCATAAGGGGGCGGCGGTGACGGACAAACGCGGCACAGATACGCTTATCGGGACGCGCCTCGGCGCATATGACATCCTCGCCCGCATTGGTAAGGGGGGAGCGGGGACGGTCTACAAGGCGCGGCAGGCATCTGTTGGGCGCGAAGTAGCGATCAAGGTCATGTCCGAGATAGGGGAGCCAGATTCCCCCTATTACGAACGCTTCCAGCGCGAGGTGAGCCTGATTGCCACCCTTGAACATCCCCATATCCTCCCCATTTACGATTTTGGTCAGATTGAGGGCATCCCCTACCTTGTCATGCGCTACCTCGACGGTGGCAGTCTGAACGGGCAGCTTGCTGGAAAATCGCTCCCTCTTGCCGAGGTCAACCGCCTGCTCAGTCAGGTCTGTTCCGCCCTCGATTACGCCCACACACGAGAGATCGTCCACCGCGACATCAAGCCTCACAATGTCTTGCTCGATGCGGCGGGCAATGCCTACCTCAGCGATTTTGGCATTGCAAAGGTCATTGGCGGGGCAGATTTAACACAGACTGGAGAGGCAATCGGCACGCCCAGCTACATGCCGCCGGAACAGTGGCAAGGGCTGGCAATTAATTTCTATGCCGATATTTACGCCGTCGGAATCATGCTCTACGAAATGCTGACAGGGGTACTCCCCTTTCGCTCCGATAACCTGTTCAGCCTGATGTACAAACACCTGAACGATGCGCCACCGTTGGTCACAGCAAAACGCCCCGACCTGACCCCAGAGTTTGATCTGATCATCCTTCAGGCGCTCGATAAAATTCCAACGCGGCGTCACCCCTCGGCGGGCGCTCTGGCACGGGCGATCCATGCGGCAATCAGCGGCGAGGGGCGGACGATCACCCTCCTCGAAACCGCATTCGCGCCGAATACCACCGAGGATCAGCCCACCTTAGGAATGGCGGTAACTCCTTCTAACCTTGCCCTTAGCGGGCGGGCATGGGCGATCCAAGCCTTTGACGCATGGCGCGAGGAGGAGTCACCCATCCTGTTCATTGTCGGTCCGCACGGAATTGGGAAATCGGCGTTAGCGGCTCGCTTTGCCGATAGGCTCGGTAAGCGCGTGATCCATTATGCATTGGTGGCGGAACAAGCCCGCACACTTGACCCCCGCGCTTTCGTGGAGACACTTGCCGCCGAGTTGACCTCAGTCATTCCCGGCTGGGGAGGCGGCAGCACAGGCAATGCCCTTGACGAGATCGGGCTTTCTTCGGCAGAAGCGTTCGAGGCGCGAGTGTTGTCGCCAATCAGCCGTGAGACGGAGACGATCTACCTCATTATCGATAGTTTGGAGGCGTCTTTTGAACATCCGGGCGGGACGATTGTCGATCTGCTGGAGATCGCCCTCCGTTCGCTCCCCGAAGCGCTGCGGTTGATTGTCACCGGCGCACCGCACCCGCGCTTAGAGCGCCTGTTTCGCCAAGCGACATGGCTGGAACTGAATCCTGACAACGATCAACTACGTGCCGATCTGCACGA from Anaerolineales bacterium carries:
- a CDS encoding ABC transporter ATP-binding protein; the encoded protein is MLEVQNVTQRFGGLTALNKVSLTVQSGRVTGLIGPNGAGKTTLINAISAFVRPSEGEIRFGGQAIQRFSPHRIARLGIARTYQNIRLFGELTVRDNLIVAQHTHGHSSILDSLLTTPYFRRERRGLIAAADALLERFGLAALADVPAAALPYGDQRRLELARALASRPTLILLDEPTAGMNPVETEALGEHVLRLKAEGVGILVIEHDMTFIHQVCDDIYVLNFGEIIAQGLPAAIKQNPAVIAAYLGDDES
- a CDS encoding polysaccharide deacetylase family protein codes for the protein MSQPLSRRAFLRHLGILGAGLLSGGRALRGAGGTLPTPPTLMFHTKDRWKLERIMTLIADQGYEPIQYAELLKAIQGVAALPPKPIILTIDDLGTAYIQPYFLAMAEVIEAAGYRGVFAVVTNETAARTPKSFAVIRELAERGWELTSHTTSHRSLPRILNSETGALEAEIVGSARRMEDGLGISPIALVAPYGNVYSEHRLRVFDERIFETMRLTSYQFLVGIVGGRVIDTNTERPYYVGRVGPGNDWRDTDVYLRYFGEGG
- a CDS encoding PAS domain S-box protein, whose product is MKPNQILLRAGDSPAWIERLIAPAPTVHDLTQREQSRFLSIFLLVTAFLGAGMTIIVNIGYPWETIRIDPINIIATVSVVVLLILYTANRAGHYKLAASSAILFTTFVIFVAANPFLRKDTLGILHFLVIPVLLSAMLRSRRFTIFLIVVQQIGAITYVTLLLRLENLTFGQIFGIDSPVGFPLLISVLVITVVNQQQRFEKIRRRETAESEDRYRSIVELSPDAIVITYNETFLYMNQAARRLLGLIDHPEWGALITPVSIIHPEDVAHVRAIIHATERETIPVRQRLLRPDGVIIPVEAIGAVIHFDNVLARQTVMRNITDQLEAERRALELAVERERMHLLETFISNASHDLKTPITALTTSAYVLEQFISRIVEQLAYIQNAPTVRDVVAPSANLRQMVSLVEDRAMGLRENADRLNRLLNTMLDMMRLDQRGTYDLAPCNLDRLVGDVVNAYIEEAAARQVTLVYEPNPITRLVCLDEGEFIRVVQNLVENAIRYTPAGGRVTLRSGQRVNQAWLTVHDTGIGISDVDLPHIFERLYRADKARSVHTGGNGLGLAIVKAIVEGHKGTIRVESQLNMGSTFMVVIPIACV
- a CDS encoding aldo/keto reductase; this translates as MATKSLPKHPFGRTGHHSSQLIFGAVALDKATPAEAAQTLALLFEYGINHIDTAASYGTSEDKLKPWLKDHRDQFFLATKTGIRTYEGAKESLHRSLERMGVSSVDLIQLHYLVNPDEWTTAMSSNGALEALIEAREQGLTRFIGVTGHDVAITAMHMRSMEHFAFDSILLPYNWILMQNPTYAAGFESLLALCAERGTAVQTIKAIARGAWGANGQQGPTWYEPFTDQAAIDAAVQWVIGRPEVFLNTVGDVRLLPKVLDAAARFERRPSDEAMREAMAEGTPLFV
- a CDS encoding redoxin domain-containing protein is translated as MTGDINLLVAFLGGVISFLSPCVLPLVPGYIGYLTARAAGQSVAELRAAGAGGAAIRVNRASVFLHGVFFVGGFTLVFIFFGLILSAGLTALQSISGNAQDAKLILQKVGGIVVIFFGLHMMGGTRWLASFLRRVAPNSPITQFVTRLSGWLYMDTRRQVDTNGAGGYAGSLLMGMFFGAGWSPCIGPILGGILTSASLATSGSAFLGAGVQMLVYSLGLGMPFLLTALALNRMRSLFKRIQRHMRAVELVSGSFMILVGVLLYTGELTRLANAGGALADFVYNLDGCVSGGTPLAEFGVCMQYGPDYKYILAGKGERPLPPTPAATPPVGVPDAAVNVVGFGVGQTPPDFRTTHPDGTPIALSDLRGEVVLLNFWATWCTPCKKEMPFFQEMLKTYSGKGFTVLAVNFLEDSAKIEAFLAAEGLDLPIAMDTSGAINRQYKVLGYPTTYIIGRDMRILAVQSGPFDLALFENALKGWLN
- a CDS encoding TetR/AcrR family transcriptional regulator, yielding MKDAAQVQFETAQRTQILDAAAKCFSQQGFHSTTIKNIAKEAGIADGTIYNYFTNKPALLVGIFNRMRGLVEPDQHALSKLIEGDLPIFLRAFLQLPLTTLHQDNFQLFRVVLSEMMVNDDLRQLYYGEILEPTFAFAKRYFGT